CCGGTGCATTCGGCCTTGATGTCGTTGAACAACTTCATGGCTTCGACGAGGCACACCACGGTGTCGGGCTTGATCTTGCTGCCGACTTTGACGAAGTCATCGGCATCAGGCTTGGGCTTGCTGTAAAAGGTTCCCGGGGTGGGACTTTTGATTTCGAACAGCTTCTTGGCCGGAGCAGCGGGAGCCGCAGCCTGGGCGGGTGCCGCAGCCGCAGTTGGAGCCGCGCCAGCCGGTGCCGGGGCAGCAGCGGCGGCGGCGAGTTGTTGCAACAATCCCGGGGGGAGGCCCATCGGAGCGGCCGCGCCACCACCACCGCCACGCCGCAAACGAATGCGACGATCGCCTTCTTGCAGGGCGATTTCGCTCAATTCGTGGCGGCTCATCAGCCGGATCAGGTAGCGAAGCGTCTCAACATCAAACGGACGCGGCGTTTCAGGCAATTCGTCGGAGGCCACCGATGTCCCCTTCTCAGGCAAAATAGGCATCCCAATCGGAGGGCAGATGCGATAGCCGTTCGCATCCATCCGATGTGATTAAGAAATCGTCTTCCAGGCGCACCCCGCCGAATTCCGGCAGATAAATGCCAGGCTCCAGCGTGACGACCATTCCCGCGGCCAGGATATCGTCGGAGTTGGTCCGAATCGAGGGCGATTCGTGAATCTGCAGCCCCACCCCGTGACCTAACCCGTGAATGAATCGATCGTTATAGCCCGCTTCTTCCATGACTTTGCGAGCGGCCGCATCCACTGCTTTCGCTTCGACCCCGGCCCGCAGCGTATCGGCAGCGGCTTGTTGCGCGTTCCGGACGATGGTATATAACTCGCAGAGGCGATTTTCAATCTTTCGCCGAGTCGCAACCGGGAAGTTGGCCCGCGCCGGCGAGGGGAGCATTCTCGTCAGATCGCTACGATACAACGACCCATCCATCGAACCCCAATCCAACAGCAGAAATGGCGATTCGTGCAGCCGTCGCGTGGGGCTGGACGTGGAATGCGGCAATGCGGAACGATCGCCAATGCCGACAATCGGCGAAAACGAGGTGGTCACGCCCCCTGCCCGCCGCACAAACCCCTCCATCGCATCGGCCAATTCTTTTTCGCTTTCGTGTCCCTGCATCATGCTGCGGAACATCGCAAACGCACGCTCGGCCTGATCAATGGCACGTCGAATCGACTGAATCTCGCTGCGATCTTTGATCACCCGCAGCGATTCCACCAACGCATCGCAACTGAGAAATTCCACCGTCGGGGCCAAATCGCTCAGCCGCTCGTAATCCGCAAGCGTCATGGTCGTGGCTTCGACCCCGACGCGATTCAACCCCATCTGGGTGAGCGTCTCGGCAGTCATCTGCATGGTGGTGCGATCGTGTTTCCGAATCACCACATCCATGGAATCGCCGATTTCGTCCGCGATTTGCCCCGCATAGCGATCATCGCTGACAAAAATCGACTGTTTTCGCCCGACGATCAGAAAGCTGGAATCGCCCGTAAACCCTGTCAGATAGGTGACATTGAGCGGATGAGTCACCAGTAGCGCATCCAATTCATGCGACTTTAGAAGTTTCACAAGCCGATTCCGGCGTCGGGTCAAATCATCCATTCGCGCCACTCCCAGGGATGGCGTTCAGGGTATCGCTGGAACCAGGTCGGACAAGTGGCGATTTTGCGAGATCGCACCGAGATGCGGATTTTTCGCGCCGGACTCGTAAAATCAATCCAATTCCGATGAATTGACTTGTGGGACGGCCCAGAGTTTGGCATAGTGCAAGTGCCCGATCGCCCAGCTACTTTCGTGTCACGGTTCTACTATCCAGAAGCATTCGCGCGGAGTCGATTGGCGACGCACCCCATGCCAACGGAATCCTCCAACGCTGGGCCACCACCCCCGGAACCGGTTCGCCGATTGGGTTCCCAGGGGAAGATCACCCATTTGGGCCGTCAGCCCCAATCCGAAACCGCTCCGAATCTGCATGATTCGATTTTCGGAAAACCAAACCCATCGACGCAATCCATGAATTTGTTGTTCCCCGATGCCGAATCCGGGGAACTGGGGCAACTCGACCGTTACCGCGTGGTCCGACTCATTGGCACCGGCGGCATGGGCATGGTGTTTGAAGCCGAAGATCCGGAATTGGAACGCCGCGTGGCGCTGAAGGTGATCCGCCCGGAATTCGTCGCCGATGTCGCCCTGCGGAAACGCTTTCTCCGCGAAGCCCGCGCCATGGCCGGCATCGATCATCCGAATATCATTCCGATCTACCATGTCGGCCAACTGACGCTGCCCGGCAAAGGCACCCTGCCCATGTTCGTCATGCCATTGTTGCAAGGCGAAACGTTGGAGCAACGACTGCAACGCTCGAAAGTCATTCACTATCAGAAGTTAGTGCCGATTGCCCGACAGATTGCCGATGGCTTGACCTGCATTCACGAGCGCGGCACCATTCACCGCGACATCAAACTTGCCAACATTTGGCTGAGTCCGCCCGACGATCAAATCAAAATCCTCGATTTCGGCCTCGCTCGCCCCAGCAGCACCGAGACGCCCGGCACCGGCAGTCGGATGGACAATCTGTGGGGCACCCCACTGTTTATGTCCCCGGAACAGATCCAAGGCCAAGAGATTGACGGCCGCAGCGATCAATTCAGCCTCGGCGTGGTGCTTTACACCTGCTTGGCAGGTCAGTTACCCTTTCCGGATCAACCGTTGGCCAAATTGCTGCGGTCGATTGCGGTGGATGTCCCCACCCCGATCACGCAATTGGTCCCAGAGTTGCCGCCGGAGTTGGCCGAACTGATTCAGCGACTCATGGCCAAACATCCGGCGTTGCGGTATCCCACAACCCGACAAATGGCCGACGATTTGGCCATTCTCGAAGCCAAATGGGGGCTGGATCGCTCGTCGCAATCGCTTACCATGGCGGTCCTCAGCGGAGCGATTCCGCCGCCGACGACACGCAGCCTGCCATCGAGCGTCTCGGGATCGAGCGATCATCCGAGTATCAACGGCCCTCAATCGCTCACCGGAACGGTTCCCGTGGCACCCGGAGCCGCGCCGCTTCCCCCCGTGCCGACCGAATCGGGCATTTCTCGCCGAAAAGCCCTCACGATGATGGGTGCCAGCGTCGCGTTTGGCATCGGAATCTGGGAAATTCAACACAACCTCCGCAGCCGACCAATCGAAATCATCGGCCCCACCTTGGAGCCACTGCGCATCGGTGTCGCGTTGGCGCTTTCCGGCGATCGAGCGGAACTCGAAGCCCCGCTGGTGGATCTGCTGTCGTTCGCTGCCGATGAATTGAACGCACTCGGCGGCCTACTCGGGCGAAAAGTCGAATGCCTCATCCGCGATTCCGAATCGAGCATTGCCGGCTACCAACGCGAAGCCGAAGAATTGCTCACCACCCAACAGGTAGCCGTTCTCTTTCTCGGTGGTCCCCGCATCAGTCGGCAGGTGGTGCAATCGCGTGCCGCCGAGTTGGATCGCTTGGTCATCTATCCGTTGAATTTTGAGGGGTTGGAATCGCACCCCAACATGCTCTTCACCGGCGCAACGCCACAACAAATCGATCTCCCGGCCATTGAATGGTGCCAACGTCAGGGAATGACCCGATTTGCGATTCTGGGCGACGCTCAAGCCGAATCTCCCGTTTGGCAAGCCATCGTGAAGGATGCCATCACGATGCGAAACGGGACCGTTTGCATTCAAGAAACGCTGCCGCAGATCAGCGAACTCGCCATCAACCGCAGTCTGCAACGCATCCAGCAGGCCAAACCGGACATTCTGCTGACCAATCTGGTCGGCGCCGCAAACCGCCTCTTCTTCCAAGTGCTGCTGTCGCTGCGTGGCTCCGGGCCGCTCTTGCCGACGCTGGGATTGCGATTGGATGCCTCCACCATTCGGAACATTCCATCGGAAACCCTTGCGGGGCATTACGTTCCGGCGATGTATCTCGATGACCTGCCGGAATCGGTGAATCGCTCGTTCACGTCCCGGTTCCGCCAACGATTAGGCAACTATCGCACGATCAGCGATGCGATGGCGGCCGCCTACGCTGGGGTGCAATTCTGGGCGAAAGCAGTCGCCGATCGGCAATCGCTGTCCGCTCGCGACCTGCGCACCGCCCTTTCGGGCATGCGCTTACAATTGCCCGAGGGTCCAGGCATTCGCGTGGATGCGAATTCGCCTTACCTGTGGAAATATTTTCGCCTCATCCAGGCGGGCCACGATCGACAAAAACAAGTGCTCGAAAACAGCGGTAAACTCTTACCCCCACAACCCTTTCCGACATCCCGCCCCCTGCTGGAATGGCAACAGCTTCTGGAAAAATTTTTACCAACTCCCTCATGAATTTTGTCGGAAGCGGTCCACTTTTGGTAGACAATCGTTGGCCCCTGACTTAAAATAGAACCGACCAATGCGCAGGTTTTGCATGTGGAGTGG
This DNA window, taken from Tuwongella immobilis, encodes the following:
- the accB gene encoding acetyl-CoA carboxylase biotin carboxyl carrier protein codes for the protein MASDELPETPRPFDVETLRYLIRLMSRHELSEIALQEGDRRIRLRRGGGGGAAAPMGLPPGLLQQLAAAAAAPAPAGAAPTAAAAPAQAAAPAAPAKKLFEIKSPTPGTFYSKPKPDADDFVKVGSKIKPDTVVCLVEAMKLFNDIKAECTGTIAEVCVQNAQSVEYGTVLYRVELS
- a CDS encoding M24 family metallopeptidase, with the protein product MDDLTRRRNRLVKLLKSHELDALLVTHPLNVTYLTGFTGDSSFLIVGRKQSIFVSDDRYAGQIADEIGDSMDVVIRKHDRTTMQMTAETLTQMGLNRVGVEATTMTLADYERLSDLAPTVEFLSCDALVESLRVIKDRSEIQSIRRAIDQAERAFAMFRSMMQGHESEKELADAMEGFVRRAGGVTTSFSPIVGIGDRSALPHSTSSPTRRLHESPFLLLDWGSMDGSLYRSDLTRMLPSPARANFPVATRRKIENRLCELYTIVRNAQQAAADTLRAGVEAKAVDAAARKVMEEAGYNDRFIHGLGHGVGLQIHESPSIRTNSDDILAAGMVVTLEPGIYLPEFGGVRLEDDFLITSDGCERLSHLPSDWDAYFA
- a CDS encoding bifunctional serine/threonine-protein kinase/ABC transporter substrate-binding protein; translated protein: MPTESSNAGPPPPEPVRRLGSQGKITHLGRQPQSETAPNLHDSIFGKPNPSTQSMNLLFPDAESGELGQLDRYRVVRLIGTGGMGMVFEAEDPELERRVALKVIRPEFVADVALRKRFLREARAMAGIDHPNIIPIYHVGQLTLPGKGTLPMFVMPLLQGETLEQRLQRSKVIHYQKLVPIARQIADGLTCIHERGTIHRDIKLANIWLSPPDDQIKILDFGLARPSSTETPGTGSRMDNLWGTPLFMSPEQIQGQEIDGRSDQFSLGVVLYTCLAGQLPFPDQPLAKLLRSIAVDVPTPITQLVPELPPELAELIQRLMAKHPALRYPTTRQMADDLAILEAKWGLDRSSQSLTMAVLSGAIPPPTTRSLPSSVSGSSDHPSINGPQSLTGTVPVAPGAAPLPPVPTESGISRRKALTMMGASVAFGIGIWEIQHNLRSRPIEIIGPTLEPLRIGVALALSGDRAELEAPLVDLLSFAADELNALGGLLGRKVECLIRDSESSIAGYQREAEELLTTQQVAVLFLGGPRISRQVVQSRAAELDRLVIYPLNFEGLESHPNMLFTGATPQQIDLPAIEWCQRQGMTRFAILGDAQAESPVWQAIVKDAITMRNGTVCIQETLPQISELAINRSLQRIQQAKPDILLTNLVGAANRLFFQVLLSLRGSGPLLPTLGLRLDASTIRNIPSETLAGHYVPAMYLDDLPESVNRSFTSRFRQRLGNYRTISDAMAAAYAGVQFWAKAVADRQSLSARDLRTALSGMRLQLPEGPGIRVDANSPYLWKYFRLIQAGHDRQKQVLENSGKLLPPQPFPTSRPLLEWQQLLEKFLPTPS